Genomic DNA from Arthrobacter sp. B1I2:
CCATGACCGGCCGAAGCGCCGTGCCCCGGACCCATTCCAGGACGGGGTCCGGTCCCGGCAGGACCTGCTGGTAAATGGTTTCCCATGCATCCGCCGCGCAGCCGGCGTCGAGCAGGACGCCCAGGTAGTCCCCCGGCTCCCCCACAGCTTCCCCGCCGCGCAGCACCCCGCCCAGCTTCCCTTCCCAGCGCACCGACCCCGCAAGCTCCCGCATCAGGACGTGCGAGGGGGCGTTGAAGTTTCCCGGCACCTGCATGGCAAACCAGGCCCCCGGCCGGAGCGCCTCCAGCCACTTCCGCATCATGTCCTGGTGGCCCGGAACCCACTGCAGGGCCGCGTTGCTGACCACAACGTCCGTTTCAGGAGCGGGCATCCAGTCCGCGATATCGGCGTGCTCAAAGTGCAGGGAGGAATTCTCCTCCGCCAGGGGCGCCGCCTTTGCCAGCATGTCCGCGGAGGAATCCAGGCCCAGGACGTGGGCGCCGGGCCAGCGTTCAGCCAGGGTTGCCGTAAGGTTTCCCGGCCCGCAGCCAAGGTCGACCACCTGCAGCGGACCCTCGGCATGGATCCGGGCGGTGAGGTCGAAGAATGGCCGGTTCCGGTGGTCGCCAAACTGGACGTACTTTGCGGGGTCCCATTTCATGAATTTCTCCAGGTTCTGACGCAGACACGGGCAAGGCGTAGCCTAACCCGCCGGGGACGCCGGATCCGCCCGGAACGTGGCACTAAGGTTGAAGTCAATGAAACTCGTTGACCAGCTGAGCGATCTGACCGCACCCACCCCAGCCGACGCCGTCGACCCCGACGTCCTCTACACCCGGTTTGTCGAGTGGACGGAAAGCCGGGGCCTCTCCCTGTACCCCGCCCAGGATGAGGCAATCATGGAGCTGGCAACGGGGGCGAACGTCATCCTGGCCACGCCCACGGGGTCCGGTAAATCGCTGGTGGCAATCGCGGCGCACTTCCAGGCCATGGCGCAGGGCCGGCGAAGCTATTACACGGCGCCCATCAAAGCCCTGGTGTCCGAAAAATTCTTCGCGCTCTGCGACATTTTCGGGGCGGAGAACGTGGGCATGATTACCGGTGACTCCGGGGTGAACCAGGACGCTCCCATCATCTGCTGCACCGCCGAGATCCTGGCCAACATCGCCTTGCGGGAGGGCTCAGCGGCGGAGCTCGGCGCGGTGATCATGGACGAGTTCCACTTCTACTCCGACCCCCAGCGCGGGTGGGCCTGGCAGGTCCCCCTTCTTGAACTTCCGCAGGCGCAGTTCCTGCTGATGTCCGCCACCCTGGGTGATGTCACCCGGTTCGAAGAGGGACTCACGGCGCTGACCGGCCGAGCCACCACCACCGTCAGTTCAGCGGAACGGCCCATTCCGCTGCACTACTACTACCACCAGACACCCGTCCACGAGACGCTGGAGGACTTGCTGTCCACCCGGCAGGTGCCCGTCTACGTGGTGCACTTCAGCCAGCTCGAAGCAATCGACCGCGCCCAGAACCTGATGAGCATCAACGTGTGCACCCGGGAGGAAAAGGACAAGATCGCGGAGCTGATTGCCAACTTCCGGTTTGCCGCCGGATTCGGCAAGACGCTGAACCGGCTGGTGCGCCACGGCATCGGCGTGCACCACGCGGGTATGCTGCCCAAGTACCGCCGGCTGGTGGAGCAGCTGGCCCAGGCGGGGCTGCTGAAGGTCATTTGCGGCACGGACACGCTCGGCGTGGGCATCAACGTTCCCATCCGGACAGTGCTGCTCACGGCTTTGAGCAAGTACGACGGCGTCCGCACCCGCCTGCTCAACTCACGCGAGTTCCACCAGATCGCCGGCCGGGCCGGACGGGCGGGCTACGACACCGCCGGGACAGTGGTGGTGCAGGCGCCCGAACATGTGATCGAGAACGTCAAGGCAATGGCCAAGGCCACCGCGAAGTTCGGGGACGACCAGAAGAAGCTGCGCCAGGTGGTGAAGAAGAAGCCGCCCGAGGGTTTCGTCTCCTGGGGCGAGCCGACGTTCAACCGGCTGGTGGAATCGGTACCGGACCCGCTGACGTCCAGCTTCACGGTGACCCACGCCATGCTGATGAACCTGATGGAGCGGCCCGGCGACCCGTTCATGGCGGCCCGGCGGCTGCTCACCGAAAACCACGAGCCCCGTTCCTCCCAGCTGCGGCTGATGAGGAAGGCGCTGGGCATTTACCGGGAACTGCTGGCCGCCGAGGTCGTCGAGCGGATTCCGCCGGAGGAACAGGGCCGGGACGGACGGACGGTGCGCCTCACCGTCCACCTGCAGCCGAACTTTGCCCTGAACCAGCCGCTCTCCCCCTTCGCTCTTGCCGCCCTGGAGCTCCTTGACCCGGAGTCGCCGTCGTACGCCCTGGACGTGGTGTCCGTGATCGAGGCGACCCTGGAGAAACCCCGGCAGATCCTTTCCGCGCAGCAAAAGAAGGCGCGCGGCGAGGCGGTGGCGGCCATGAAGGCAGACGGCATCGACTACGACCAGCGGATGGCCATGCTGGACGAGGTCACCTACCCCCAGCCGCTGGCGGAGATCCTGGGCGAGGCGTTCGAGGTGTACCGGAAGGCCGCGCCCTGGGTGGGCGACTTTGAGCTGGCGCCCAAGTCGGTGGTCCGCGACATGTACGAGCGGGCCATGAACTTTGGCGAGTTCGTCCAGTTCTACGGCCTGGCGCGGTCCGAGGGGATTGTGCTGCGGTACCTTGCCGATGCCTTCAAGGCGCTGCGCCAGACTGTTCCCCAGGACATGCTGCGCGAGGACCTGGCGGACCTGACCGCCTGGCTGGGCGAGCTGGTGCGCCAGGTGGACTCCAGCCTCCTGGACGAATGGGAGGAACTGGCCGCCGGGGTGGCGCCCACGCCGCACGATGCACCGCCGCCCCCGCCGCCGTCGCTCACCTCCAACATCCGCGCGTTCCGGGTGATGGTGCGCAACGAGATGTTCCGGCGGGTGGAGCTGTTCGCCGATGAGGACGCCACGGCGCTGGGAGAGCTCGACGGCGGTTCCGGGTGGGGTGCCGAGCGCTGGGAAGACGCGCTGGACGACTACTTCGACGAACACGACGACATCGGAACCGGACCGGATGCGCGCGGCCCGGGGCTGCTCATCATCACCGAAGAACGCGGGACCTGGAAGGTGCGCCAGATCCTCGATGACCCGGCAGGCAACCACGACTGGGGCATCTCGGCGGAAGTGGACCTGGCAGAGTCGGACGGGACCGGGACCGCGGTGGTCAGGGTGACGGACGTTAACCGGCTCTGACGCTCGTCCCGGCCCTGGCCCCGGTCCTACGCCGGCCTCCCTGGCGGCGGCGGTAAGCTCGAAGAATGAGTGTAATCCGTCCCGCAACCCGGCACGACGTGCCCGCCATCCTCCGAATGATCCATGAACTGGCCCATTACGAGAAGGAACCAGACGCCGTCCGGAACACCCCGGAACTGCTGGATCAGGTGCTCTTCGGCGCGAACCCACGTGTCTTCGCTGCCATGGCAGAGAATGCGGCCGGCGAAGTGCAGGGCTTCGCGCTTTGGTTCCTGAACTACTCCACCTGGGAAGGTGTCCACGGCATCTACCTGGAAGACCTCTACGTCAGTCCCGAGGCCCGCGGCGAAGGACACGGAAAAGCCCTGCTGCAGCACCTTGCGGCGATCGCCGTGGAGAACGGCTATGCACGGGTGGAATGGAGCGTGCTGGACTGGAACGAGCCCTCCATCAATTTCTACCGCCGCCTTGGTGCCCGCCCCATGGACGGCTGGTCCACCTTCCGGCTCACCGGGGAGGCGCTGGACCAATTCGGCCGGGTCCCGTCCCGCAGCTCCCTTCCCTCTCCTGCCCGTGGCTGACGCGCAACGGGGCGTCACTGCCGTGGGCCATGAGATCAGGGCCAGGCATGAGTTCCGTGGGATGCGCACGGTGGAGCATTACTTTACGGTCCCCCTGGACCATTCCGCGCCCCTGAACGGTTCCGCGGAAACCATCATCGTTTTCGCGCGGGAGTACGTGTCTGCGGCGCACAGTGAGGAGGCGGCCGCGCGGTTGCCCTGGCTCCTCTTCCTGCAGGGCGGCCCCGGCGGCCGCGGCAACCGGTGGGGTTCCCTGGGCGGCTGGAGCAAGGCCGCAGCGCAGGACTTCCGCATCCTGATGCTGGACCAGCGCGGCACCGGACTCTCCACGCCCATTGACCGCAACACCCTGCCAGGACGCGGATCCGCAGCGGAGCAGGCCGCCTACCTGGAGCACTTCCGGGCCGACTCGATCGTGGCGGACGCGGAGTTGATCCGCCACGCACTGGAGTCACCGCCCTGGACCATTTACGGCCAGAGCTACGGCGGCTTCTGTGCCCTGACCTACCTCTCCTTCGCGCCGGAGGGACTGCGCGAAGTGCTGATCACCGGCGGGCTTGCCCCGCTCACCGGCAGCGCCGACGACGTGTACCGGGCCACGTACCAGCGTGTGGCAGCGCGGAACGACGAGTACTTCGCCTGGTATCCCGAGGACCGGGAGGTTGTGGAGCGGATCGCCCGCCACCTGCGCTCCACAACCGAATTCCTGCCCGACGGCGGACCCCTCACGGTGGAGCGGTTCCAGATGGCGGGGGCATTCCTGGGCGGCAACACGCGCGTTGACAGCCTTCATTACCTGCTCGAGGACGCCTTCGTGGACACTGCTGCCGGACCCCGGCTGTCCGACGCGTTCCTGGAGCAGCTCCAAAGCGTGGTTTCCCGCCGCTCCAACCCGCTGTACGCGGTGATGCACGAATCCATCTACGGCCAGGGCCAGGCCACGAACTGGTCAGCCTGGCGGATGCTCGGCGAAAACCCGTGGTTCCGGCCGGACGCCGACCCGCTGCTGCTCACCGGCGAGATGGTGTACCCGTGGTACTTCGAGCAGGACCCTGCCCTCCGGCCGCTGCAGGAAGTGGCGGAGCTGCTGGCCGCCAAGCAGGACTGGACGCCGCTGTTCGACCCGCAGGTGCTGGGCGCCAACACCGTACCCGTGGCCGCAGCGGTGTACTCCGACGATATCTACGTGGACCGGGATCTTTCCCTGCGGACTGCAAAAGCGGTGGGCGGGCTGCAGGTTTGGGAGACTGCGGACTTCCATCACGACGGAATCGCCGACGACGGTGAGCGGATCTTCGCGCGGCTGCTGGGCATGGTGCGGTCAGGCGGCCGCTGACCGCCGGTGTGACGTGCGGGTGACGATGGCGGCGGCCAGGACCGCCGCCCCGATGGCCGCCCCGAGCAAATTCAGGCCGAGGTAGCCGCCAAAGCCAAGGACCAGCCCGGACACCGCACCGCCCACAGCACCCGCGGCGCCCATCAGCATGTCGGAGACACCCTGGACCGCTACCCGGGCTTCCGGCGCCACGCTTTCGGCCAGCAGCGTTGAGCCTGAGATCGTGGCAGCGGACCAGCCCATGCCCAGCAGCACCAGTCCCACCGCCACCGCTGCGGTTGAGGACTGCCCGAACCCGGCGACGGCCACAGCGGCGACCAGCACCGTGAAGCCGATCATGATGGTCTCGATCCTGCCTGCCCTGTCGGTCAACCAGCCCATGACCGGGGAAAGCGCAAACATCCCGGCGATGTGCAAGGAGATGGTGAAGCCGATGATGACCAGGACGTCCCCCTCTGCCACGTGCCCGGCGTGGGAGACCGGGCCCTCCACCAGGTGCTGAAGGTGCAGCGGGGTCATGGACATCACGCCGACCATCACCGCGTGGGCGGCCACGACGCCGGTCACGGCCAGCAGTGCCGTCGGCGAGCTCCTGATGGCACGCAGTCCACGGACAAGTGACCCGCCTGCGGGCGGTGTGGCGGCGTGTGCGCCGGCAGGAGGGGCGGCCGGCACCGGTCCACCGCCAGGGGTGGTTTCCGGGGCGGCGCTGCTGGCGGCGGCGAGTTGGCGGGCCAGCAGCAGCGGGTCAGGTCGAAGGCCAACGTACACGAGCGCGGTGGCGATGAGGAGTCCGGCACCGGAGATCACGAACGGGCCCGCGACGGGCGGCAGGCCCAGCGCGGTCCCCACGGCAGTACCGGGCTGGATAAGGTTGGGCCCGGCCACAGCGCCGACGGTAACCGCCCACACCACCGTGGACAGTGCCCTCCCCCGGTGCTCGGCAACGGCCAGGTCGACGGCGGCGAACCTCGCCTGGAGGCTCGCGGCCGTGCCGACGCCGATGCCTGCCGCCCCCAGGACCAGCAGCACAAAAAGTCCGGACACAACAGCCAGCACCATGAGCACCGCTCCTGCCAGGGCCGCGGAGAGGCCGGCCACCTGGCCGGCCCGGCGTCCACGGCGTTCGGCCAGCGATGCCAGCGGCAGTGCTGCCGCAGCGGCTCCGAGGGTCATCACGGTGGCCACCGCGCCAGCCCACGCGCTTGAGCCCGAGAGTTCCACGGCCAGGATGGAGCCGATCGATACGGTTGCTCCCGTTCCGATCCCACCGAACACCTGGGCCGCGCTCAAGAGCACCAGAGTCCGCCGCTGAACCTGGCGCACGCCTTGTTCCTCCACAAGTGTGCGGGCCATGATCCGAGCATAGTCCCGTCCAGGAACCGCCGGCAGGAGATTCTTAAACGGGTAATCCCGGCCGCTCAGGCAGCCGGGATTACCGTTTTGAAAGGGCAGGTCCGTACTAATCGACGTCGCTGTGGCTCTTCCGGATGTCTTCCTCGAGCCGGGGATCCACCTTGGCAGCCTGTGCCTTGGAGCTGATCAGGCTGGCAACCACGGCGATGATGATGGTGCCCACAATGACGGCAAGCGATACGAAGGTGGGAATCTCAGGCGCCCACTCGATGTGGCGGCCGCCGTTGAGGAAGGGCAGCTCGTTCACGTGCATGGCGTGCAGGACAAGCTTGACGCCGATGAACGCAAGGATGAAGGACAGGGCGTGCTTCAAGTAGATGAGCCGGTTCATCAGGCCGCCGAGCAGGAAGTACAGCTGCCGCAGGCCCATCAGGGCAAACAGGTTGGCGGTGAAGACAATGAAGGGGCTCTGGGTCAGGCCGAAG
This window encodes:
- a CDS encoding trans-aconitate 2-methyltransferase; its protein translation is MKWDPAKYVQFGDHRNRPFFDLTARIHAEGPLQVVDLGCGPGNLTATLAERWPGAHVLGLDSSADMLAKAAPLAEENSSLHFEHADIADWMPAPETDVVVSNAALQWVPGHQDMMRKWLEALRPGAWFAMQVPGNFNAPSHVLMRELAGSVRWEGKLGGVLRGGEAVGEPGDYLGVLLDAGCAADAWETIYQQVLPGPDPVLEWVRGTALRPVMAALGDDDARHFETEYAAALRDAYPRGVHGTVFPFRRIFAVGRKAGN
- a CDS encoding DEAD/DEAH box helicase translates to MKLVDQLSDLTAPTPADAVDPDVLYTRFVEWTESRGLSLYPAQDEAIMELATGANVILATPTGSGKSLVAIAAHFQAMAQGRRSYYTAPIKALVSEKFFALCDIFGAENVGMITGDSGVNQDAPIICCTAEILANIALREGSAAELGAVIMDEFHFYSDPQRGWAWQVPLLELPQAQFLLMSATLGDVTRFEEGLTALTGRATTTVSSAERPIPLHYYYHQTPVHETLEDLLSTRQVPVYVVHFSQLEAIDRAQNLMSINVCTREEKDKIAELIANFRFAAGFGKTLNRLVRHGIGVHHAGMLPKYRRLVEQLAQAGLLKVICGTDTLGVGINVPIRTVLLTALSKYDGVRTRLLNSREFHQIAGRAGRAGYDTAGTVVVQAPEHVIENVKAMAKATAKFGDDQKKLRQVVKKKPPEGFVSWGEPTFNRLVESVPDPLTSSFTVTHAMLMNLMERPGDPFMAARRLLTENHEPRSSQLRLMRKALGIYRELLAAEVVERIPPEEQGRDGRTVRLTVHLQPNFALNQPLSPFALAALELLDPESPSYALDVVSVIEATLEKPRQILSAQQKKARGEAVAAMKADGIDYDQRMAMLDEVTYPQPLAEILGEAFEVYRKAAPWVGDFELAPKSVVRDMYERAMNFGEFVQFYGLARSEGIVLRYLADAFKALRQTVPQDMLREDLADLTAWLGELVRQVDSSLLDEWEELAAGVAPTPHDAPPPPPPSLTSNIRAFRVMVRNEMFRRVELFADEDATALGELDGGSGWGAERWEDALDDYFDEHDDIGTGPDARGPGLLIITEERGTWKVRQILDDPAGNHDWGISAEVDLAESDGTGTAVVRVTDVNRL
- a CDS encoding GNAT family N-acetyltransferase, giving the protein MSVIRPATRHDVPAILRMIHELAHYEKEPDAVRNTPELLDQVLFGANPRVFAAMAENAAGEVQGFALWFLNYSTWEGVHGIYLEDLYVSPEARGEGHGKALLQHLAAIAVENGYARVEWSVLDWNEPSINFYRRLGARPMDGWSTFRLTGEALDQFGRVPSRSSLPSPARG
- a CDS encoding alpha/beta fold hydrolase gives rise to the protein MRTVEHYFTVPLDHSAPLNGSAETIIVFAREYVSAAHSEEAAARLPWLLFLQGGPGGRGNRWGSLGGWSKAAAQDFRILMLDQRGTGLSTPIDRNTLPGRGSAAEQAAYLEHFRADSIVADAELIRHALESPPWTIYGQSYGGFCALTYLSFAPEGLREVLITGGLAPLTGSADDVYRATYQRVAARNDEYFAWYPEDREVVERIARHLRSTTEFLPDGGPLTVERFQMAGAFLGGNTRVDSLHYLLEDAFVDTAAGPRLSDAFLEQLQSVVSRRSNPLYAVMHESIYGQGQATNWSAWRMLGENPWFRPDADPLLLTGEMVYPWYFEQDPALRPLQEVAELLAAKQDWTPLFDPQVLGANTVPVAAAVYSDDIYVDRDLSLRTAKAVGGLQVWETADFHHDGIADDGERIFARLLGMVRSGGR
- a CDS encoding MFS transporter, which codes for MARTLVEEQGVRQVQRRTLVLLSAAQVFGGIGTGATVSIGSILAVELSGSSAWAGAVATVMTLGAAAAALPLASLAERRGRRAGQVAGLSAALAGAVLMVLAVVSGLFVLLVLGAAGIGVGTAASLQARFAAVDLAVAEHRGRALSTVVWAVTVGAVAGPNLIQPGTAVGTALGLPPVAGPFVISGAGLLIATALVYVGLRPDPLLLARQLAAASSAAPETTPGGGPVPAAPPAGAHAATPPAGGSLVRGLRAIRSSPTALLAVTGVVAAHAVMVGVMSMTPLHLQHLVEGPVSHAGHVAEGDVLVIIGFTISLHIAGMFALSPVMGWLTDRAGRIETIMIGFTVLVAAVAVAGFGQSSTAAVAVGLVLLGMGWSAATISGSTLLAESVAPEARVAVQGVSDMLMGAAGAVGGAVSGLVLGFGGYLGLNLLGAAIGAAVLAAAIVTRTSHRRSAAA